The DNA segment TACGCATATTACTTTGGCGAAATTTTAAAAGATCGTAGAAAAGAATTAAAAATGACTCAAGAGACTTTAGCCGCGAAAATTGGTAAAAAACGTCCTCATATATCGCGAATTGAAAACGGTGAAGACATGTATTTGTCTAATTTTGCTCTTGTTGCAAAAGCATTGGGAATGTCTATAGAGTTAAAAGTTGAGTAGCTAGAAACTCAGGGATAAAAAAGTCCCTACTTCAAAAATTTTTTTGAAGTAGGGACTTTTTTATTTAAGATTTGAGAAAGTTCTATTCGTCTAATTCTATATTTCCACGATTTTTCTTATTGTCCGGGTCTGAATTTGGATATCTATTAGGATCTGGATCGTAATTCTTATCGCGATTCTCAAGATTTTTACTGTCTTCAATTGGCGCATTGTGATTTTTCTCTCTCAGACTGTCACCGGAATCTCTAGCGCGTTCAACTATTTTGGTGTCACCTTCTTTATCAATTTCCTTTTCGGCTTTCAATCTATCTTCTAGCGGTTCATCAGAAGGATTGTAATCTTTATCAATATTTCTACCGCTGAATCCTTCGTTTTTATGGTCTTGGTTTGACATAGCATTTATTTTTGGTTGTGATGAAAGTACAATTTTTAATTTATATAGTTTGTGCTTGTTAACAATGATTTTAGAATAGCGGTTAGCTTTTAGCTGTCAGCCTTTTCTCTGATGGTTCTTTTGAAAGAATATCTTGTTTGTCATTTCGACTTAAGAAATCGGAGTGTAGGGAATCACATAAAGTTGCAATCACATTGAGCTACATATGAGATCCTTCCTTCGTCAGCATGACAAGTTTGCGGAGGATTGACCTTCACGCTTTAATTTGTCACAATTTCTAATACGGGCACGGATTATAAATCCGCGCTATCGGAACTATCGGAGTTTCAAATGAGATTGCTTCGCCCGTTCGGTATCACTCGGGTCTTCCTTCGTCAGGATAACAAGTTTGCGGGGCAATAATCTTCACGCTTTCATTTGTCACAATTTCTAATGCGGGCACGGATTATAAATCCGCGCAATCGGAACTATCGGAGATTCAAATGAGATTGCTTCGCCCGTCCAATGTCACTCGTATCTTCCTTCGTCAGGATGACAAGTTTGCAGGGCAATAATCTTCACGCTTTAATTTGTCACAATTTCTAATACGGGCACGGATTGCACCCGAGGCTTTAGCCGAACAGACGAAATAAATCCGCGCTATCGGGTTAGCTTTTGGCTGTCAGCTATCAGCCTTTAGCTTTAAACTTTTGGAAAACGTTTAAGTGAGAAAGATTGTTTTGTAAGATGTACTGTGCGGCCATGGATTAGAATTCCGCGCTATTGGCTATCTAGAATAGGCCGTAAACTGTTTACTGTAAACCGTAAACTTGATTATCTTTGCCGCTCAATTTCCCCTATAAAATGCCACAACACCGTCACTTTATTATTCACAAACCTTTCGGGTTTCTAAGCCAGTTTATATATGAGCAAAAGCGCAAAAAACGTCTCCTTGGAGAGCTCTTTGACTTTCCGCAAGGTACAATGGCAATTGGACGCCTTGACGAAGATTCTGAAGGATTGTTACTTTTGACTACCGACGGAAAAGTCAGCGAATATGTGCGAAGTAGAAAAGTAGAAAAGGAGTATTACGCGCTTGTAGACGGAATAATTACCGAAGAAGCTGCAGAAATTCTCAGTAAAGGTGTGGAAATAGGTTTTAATGGTCAGAAATATATTACTCTGCCCAGTAAAGTCTCGCTGCTAGATTTCCCTATTGATTATATGGCACGACGGCAGAAAATTCGCGATCCACGACATGGCCCGATGAGTTGGGTTTCGGTGACTGTCACCGAAGGCAAATTCCGACAGGTTCGCAAAATGTTGGCGGCAGTTGGATTTCCTGTTTTGCGATTGGTGCGTGTTCGAATTGGAAATCTAAAGTTGGATTTAGAAGCAGCAGCAGTGCAGGAAGTTGAAAATTTCGAAATTGATTAATCTAAGACAATAATATGCTTAACATCGTTCTCATCGAACCTGAAATCGCCAATAACACTGGAAATATCGGCCGACTCTGCGTTGGTACCGAAAATAGGCTTCACCTCGTGCATCCATTTGGTTTTGAAATCAACGACAAAAATCTGAAAAGAGCTGGAATGGATTACTGGGTTCATTTGGATTGGAAACAATACGCGAATGTAGAAGAGTGGATGGAAAAAGTTCAGGATAAATCGAGAGTATTTTTGTTTACAAAACACACTTCAAAAACCTACTACGAAGCAGAATTTCAAGATGGTGATTGGCTGGTTTTTGGCAAAGAAAGTGAAGGCTTGAGTCAGGAAGTTTTAAAAGCTTTTGAAAATCATATTCAAATTCCAATTTCGTCTTTGGCAAGAAGCTATAATCTCGGAAACGCAGTTGCTTTTGCAATAGGCGAAGCCAAAAGACAGATTTTATTTTCGAAGTAAATTTAGATTTTCTTAAAGATATAGTTCGCTTTTGTTTATCAAGAGAAACGTCTTTATCTTCAAAAACATAATTAAACTCATGTCCAGCAAGAAGCTATAACCTTGGAAACGCAGTAGCTTTTGCAATAGGCGAGGCCAAAAGACAGATTTTATCATCTAAGTAATTTTAGTTTTTCTTAAAAATAAACTTCGCTTTCTCTTCATCAAAAGAAATGTTTTTATCTTCGAAAATGCTGTCAAATGATTTATTGGAAATGAAATTACAAGGATTGTCAAACAGTACTTTTTCCTTGCTCATAATAATCATCTGATCGCAAACCTGAATTGCCATATCGATGTCATGAGTGGAATATAAAATGCACTTATCGGTTTCTCGAGCGAGTTTTTTTAGCAACTGAAGCAGCGAAGCTTTGTGTTGTAAATCTAGGTGTGTAGTAGGTTCGTCCAGAATTATAATCTCAGTATCCTGAGCTAGGGCGCGGGCAATCAGAACTTTTTGCAGTTGTCCGTCGCTAATTTCATAATGCTTTTTGTGAACCATTTCGCTGATTCCAGTTAGATTGATAGCATTGAAAATCTGCTCTTTATCTTTGCTGGAAAGTCGCCCGATCCAATTAGTATAAGGTTGTCTGCCTAAAGCTACAATTTCGTAAACGGTAAGATTACCCGGAGGAAGTCTTTCGGTAAGAACCAAACTTAAATTTTGCGCAAGCAAGGCTTCATTGTAATCTCGAATCTCAATATCGTTCAGAAATACCTGCCCTTTTAATGGTTTCTGAATTCCGCTAAGTGTTCGCAATAATGTTGATTTCCCCACGCCATTTATCCCCACAAGCGCCACAAGACTACCGTAGTTTAGTTCGAGATTTATATTTTTTCCAATAACATTCTCTTCGGACTTCTGTTTGTAGCCGATGCTTAAATCTCTTGTAATAACTGCTTTTTTATCTTTCATTACAATATCATTTTACGTTTTCGCAATAGTAGCCAAACTACTACTGGCGCGCCTACGATAGAAGTGACAGCATTTATAGGTAAAGTAAAATCCAAACCTGGGAGTTGCGCAATTGTATCGCAAACTAGCATCGTGAATGCTCCGAAAATCATCGTAGCCCAAAAAAGAATTCTGTGATTGCTAGTTTGAAAAATTAACTTTGCGATGTGCGGAACCGCCAATCCTAGAAAGGCAATTGGTCCCACAAAAGCGGTAATACTACTAGCCAGAATACTAGTTGCAAAGATAATTATGAGTTGCGTTCGTTTGTAATTTAGTCCTAAACTACGGGCATAATTTTCTCCCAGTAGCAAAGCATTTAAAGGCTTTATACTGAAAACTCCTAGAATCAAACCTGCAAAAATGCATCCTGCCAAAGTTGCTACCGACGACCACGGAAGATTCCCAAGGTTTCCCAATCCCCAAAAGGTGAATTTCTGCAATTGTTCGGCTGAGCCAAAATAGATTAAAACGCCGACAATAGCTCCGGTGAAATTGGCAAACATCAATCCCACAATCAGAATTGACATCGTATCTCGAAGTTTTTGAGCCACCAAA comes from the Flavobacterium ardleyense genome and includes:
- a CDS encoding helix-turn-helix domain-containing protein yields the protein MAKIQNAKELLSKKFGEEGSAEREEFRKSAYAYYFGEILKDRRKELKMTQETLAAKIGKKRPHISRIENGEDMYLSNFALVAKALGMSIELKVE
- a CDS encoding pseudouridine synthase — encoded protein: MPQHRHFIIHKPFGFLSQFIYEQKRKKRLLGELFDFPQGTMAIGRLDEDSEGLLLLTTDGKVSEYVRSRKVEKEYYALVDGIITEEAAEILSKGVEIGFNGQKYITLPSKVSLLDFPIDYMARRQKIRDPRHGPMSWVSVTVTEGKFRQVRKMLAAVGFPVLRLVRVRIGNLKLDLEAAAVQEVENFEID
- a CDS encoding tRNA (cytidine(34)-2'-O)-methyltransferase, with product MLNIVLIEPEIANNTGNIGRLCVGTENRLHLVHPFGFEINDKNLKRAGMDYWVHLDWKQYANVEEWMEKVQDKSRVFLFTKHTSKTYYEAEFQDGDWLVFGKESEGLSQEVLKAFENHIQIPISSLARSYNLGNAVAFAIGEAKRQILFSK
- a CDS encoding ABC transporter ATP-binding protein; the encoded protein is MKDKKAVITRDLSIGYKQKSEENVIGKNINLELNYGSLVALVGINGVGKSTLLRTLSGIQKPLKGQVFLNDIEIRDYNEALLAQNLSLVLTERLPPGNLTVYEIVALGRQPYTNWIGRLSSKDKEQIFNAINLTGISEMVHKKHYEISDGQLQKVLIARALAQDTEIIILDEPTTHLDLQHKASLLQLLKKLARETDKCILYSTHDIDMAIQVCDQMIIMSKEKVLFDNPCNFISNKSFDSIFEDKNISFDEEKAKFIFKKN
- a CDS encoding iron chelate uptake ABC transporter family permease subunit, coding for MPNQKSYYFHFSALIIAVLCMFLVNIASGSVSIPVKEVINSIFGFKVEKETWNYIILSFRLPKAITAVLVGMGLSISGLLMQTLFRNPLAGPYVLGLSSGSSLGVAFVILGAAFLPVSIQPFLNSSFSIIFAAFLGSTLVLAAVVLVAQKLRDTMSILIVGLMFANFTGAIVGVLIYFGSAEQLQKFTFWGLGNLGNLPWSSVATLAGCIFAGLILGVFSIKPLNALLLGENYARSLGLNYKRTQLIIIFATSILASSITAFVGPIAFLGLAVPHIAKLIFQTSNHRILFWATMIFGAFTMLVCDTIAQLPGLDFTLPINAVTSIVGAPVVVWLLLRKRKMIL